One part of the Ziziphus jujuba cultivar Dongzao chromosome 2, ASM3175591v1 genome encodes these proteins:
- the LOC107419329 gene encoding surfeit locus protein 1, with translation MATAISMSKAITKLLRVGGSHPSFHSRWIPRPPPPLSQSSSFFCSSPAISSAAASESTSSQSPEVERRSRLPKWLLFLPGAITFGLGTWQIFRRQDKVKMLEYREKRLEVEPLKFNKFFQSSKDLDSLEFRKILCKGVFDEERSIFVGPRSRSISGVTENGYYVITPLMPVPNDPESVSSPILVNRGWVPRIWRDKHLEVPQYGKHTSEKEPQHVKENETSSWWRFWTKKRTNVEVHVPDVTPVEVVGVIRGSERPSIFVPANEPSSSQWFYVDVPAIARACGLPEGTIYVEDINEDVNPSCPYPVPKDINTLIRSSVMPQDHLNYTLTWYSLSAAVTFMAFKRLRPKKSQR, from the exons ATGGCAACAGCGATTTCCATGTCCAAAGCCATAACCAAGCTCCTCCGAGTCGGTGGGTCCCACCCTTCTTTTCACAGCCGTTGGATCCCAAGACCACCTCCGCCTCTGTCACAATCCTCTTCCTTCTTCTGTTCTTCCCCTGCCATTTCCTCAGCGGCTGCTTCTGAATCAACGTCTTCCCAATCTCCTG AGGTAGAAAGGAGATCGCGTTTGCCAAAATGGTTGCTTTTCCTTCCCGGAGCTATCACTTTTGGGCTTGGAACTTGGCAGATTTTCAGGAGGCAAGACaag GTGAAAATGCTAGAATATAGAGAGAAGAGATTGGAAGTGGAACCTTTGAAGTTTAACAAGTTTTTTCAATCGAGTAAAGATTTGGATTCTTTGGAGTTCAGGAAGATCTTATGCAAAGGAGTTTTTGATGAGGAAAGGTCAATCTTTGTAGGACCTCGTTCAAGAAGCATTTCAGGAGTGACGGAAAATGGCTACTATGTTATCACACCCCTTATGCCAGTCCCTAATGATCCTGAAAG TGTGTCGTCACCTATTTTAGTGAACAGAGGATGGGTTCCCCGTATTTGGAGAGATAAACATTTAGAAGTTCCACAATATGGTAAGCATACTTCAGAAAAAGAACCACAGCATGTCAAAGAGAATGAAACAAGCTCTTGGTGGAGATTCTGGACAAAGAAGCGTACAAATGTTGAG GTCCATGTTCCTGATGTTACTCCTGTTGAAGTTGTTGGAGTTATCCGTGGGAGCGAGAGGCCAAGCATATTTGTTCCAGCTAATGAACCAAGCTCCAGCCAATGGTTCTATGTTGATGTTCCAGCAATTGCCCGTGCATGTGGACTTCCTGAAGGTACTATCTATGTTGAAGACATAAATGAAGATGTCAATCCAAGTTGCCCTTACCCTGTTCCAAAGGACATAAATACCTTGATTCGCAGTTCAGTCATGCCTCAGGACCATCTAAATTATACATTGACATG GTATTCCTTATCTGCTGCCGTCACATTTATGGCTTTCAAGAGGCTAAGGCCCAAAAAAAGCCAGAGATAG